GTAAAAGCATAGAGATTATTTATCTTTTGATTATCAATGTCTGCCAACTCATAAACTGGCAAAAATTGTTCATCTGCATTAAAAGCAAAGTGTTGATTTTTGTTATTTGCAAAATAAATAGTACGATTTACATTGCTTACAATAAACAGCTGCATAAAGCAGAGCAATGAATTTCCATAACCATTGCCAGGTTCATTTTTATAATCCACAAGCTGCTGCATCGCCTTGCGATGTGATATATCTCCTCTTTTCAATTCGATTTGCACCATAGGCAAACCATTAATCAGCAAGATAATATCATAGCGCTGATGACTGTTCTCTGTGTTAATACGCAACTGACTAATGACTTCAAAATCATTCTTGCACCATTCTTTATGGTTCACCAAAGTGTAATATAAGGGTGTTCCATCGTCGCGTTGGAAATACTGCTTCTCTCTTAATAATTTAGATGCAAAAAAAACGTCCGGGTGAATAATTTCCTCTCTTAGCCTTAAAAATTCATTGTCAGTAAGTCGCACACGATGAAGCGCCTCAAATTTATTTTTAAAGTTCTGCTCAAGTGTTCTTCGATCGACTATATCAGGCCGATGAATATACTTAAGACCGGTGAGTTGCTTGATAAGGTTATTCTCTATTTCCTTTTCTTTGCTCATAAAAGTCTTTTCTATAAGTCTTTGATATTAATTCTGAATTTTACCCTAAACATCAATCAGTAATACTCTTTGGTCTCAGAATTGGAGCTTACAAATGATTATTGTAAAAGGTTTACAACTATCCACAAGTCCCGCCAGTGAAACACTTCTGGAAATTCAGGTTAATGGTCCCAATATAGTAAAAAACATCGATTAACCTTCAAATACACACGGCATCTCGTGAAAGGAAACGCAAAGTTTTTTGTTATTCTTTCCAGAGTGTTCAATGTCTTTTTGCAAACCCATTTTAAAGGTTAATAAATTAGCTCATTCAGCACATCCATTAAACTCTTTTTGATGAAAATTATCAAATAAGTAAGTAACGAGCAGAAGCGAATAATGGACAAATAATAATGTGAATTGACATCATACGGAACAACAATCCCATTCAAACCAAAAAAGGCTTCAGAAAATATTCTGAAGCCTTTTCATTTCTCTGTGAACCCTATGGTACAAAACTCGAACCTTTTTATTTTTGACCTACGCAAATTAGCAGAAATATGCTGACATACTGATAAATACGTTAAAATAACATTATTAAATATTATTACTTTTGCAAACACTACAGTTATTATCTTTTTTCTTTATAAAAGCTATCCCCAAAAAGGGGCCACCGCAAATGGCCCCTTTCCTTATAATGGCTTTTCGGGCCAAAATTCTTTAGGGGAACATTCCAGAGCCTTAGCCAACTCATTAAGTATTTTTGTATTATAATGCTTTCCTCTTTTGGGACTTTCAACGTTCCCAATATATCCCTCAGCCTTCCCGATCAACCCAGATAAATGCTCTTGACTGTAACCTTTGGCCGTTCTCAACTCTTTCACTTTGTCTATTATATACCTATCAATAGCTGATAATTCTACCATTATCTCTTTTGACATGGAAAGTGCCAAACCTCGAACTAATAAACACATGACTATAGGCATGTACTTATTAGGTATATTTATATACACAACAAACTATTCTTATCATGCTATAGCATATAGAAGTGATTATAAATTAAAACTTTTTATCATCTATTTTCGTTTATCTATACATATCCGGCTATCACCCCTCAAAAGCCGGTTTTATGTTCATTGCTTTACCAAAACAATATCCTAATGAAGCAAACCATTGAAGTTCCACATTCAGACTGCTCAGAAGAAGAAACCCTTCGCGTAGAATTACAAAACCTTAAAGTAGAGAATCACCATCTCCAGGTCGAGTTACAACAAATGAAAGATTTCATGATTGCAGTCGGGCATGATCTCGGCGCTCCGCTCAATGGCTTAGAGCATCTATTGAGTGACTTTAACATACCATCTTTCACAGCTAACTTTGCAATATATTATGAAATATACCATCTTGCTTGCAGAGGCATACGCGACCTGATGGAAAATACCAAAGCCTATTTAAGTGCAGGCAATGATGATCCTGTAATAACTTCCGTTGATACCATCAACCTAATAGATTCAATAAGCCAGTTATCTAAAATTATAGCCTCAGCTAATGATATTGATCTTAAACTAAAAATCGCACCTGAAACACCAGAAACAATACAAACTGATCGAGCGAAACTAACACGAATAACCTTTAACCTTCTTTCAAATGCTATTAAATTCAGTCCAAAAAATTCCACTATCAATTTATCTACTGGCGGCAATGATACAACTTTTATACTCGAAGTGAAAGATCAGGGTATCGGGATAGCCCCTGAAAAGATCCATTCGATATTTCAGCCAGGTGTTAGACTAGACAAATCTAAAGAAGGCTTAGGAGTTGGGCTGCATATATCAAAAAGATATGCAACACAACTTAATGGCTCATTACAAGTAGTCAGCCAGTTAAAACAAGGCAGCAGGTTTACATTAACGTTACCTTTAGCACAGCAACCAAAAACCATAATTATAGGAGCTTCTGAAATTGACTAGAAAAAATAAATCATGTGATGTTCAATATATAAAATGGAGCAGGTTATGCCTGCTCCATTTCCTTATTCCTTTTTCCCAATTTCACGCAAGGTAATTAGACTTGCTACATCAGGCTTAAAAGAGGGATTGATCTTTATATACCCCCACTGCTTCAAATCTTTCATACAGTAATAGTAGATTCTTTCAGATCGGATTTTCGCTTGATCCCGTAGTTGCATTGAAAAAACCCGAACTGGATTGATACCACCTTGCTTACGGAAAAAATAAAGAATAGCCAACATCAAGCTAATATGCTTAGGGCTAAACTTTGCATCTTCACCTACCATATCCATAAAATCATCTATATAGCTATCAAAGCAAATCATCCTGTAGTCTGTTTACGCTGCTTTCTTGGAGGCTTTGCCTCACCATCCTTCTGTTTCTGACCTTTCTTTGCAGACTGCTGCTGCTTCTCCTTTTGGTTATCAGATTGTCTATTCGTCTGTTTATTATCCTGCGGTTCCTTCTTTTGTTCCTTTTGCTGCTGTTCAAGCTGTCGCTGTTTTAATTTTTCTCCTAACTCCTGACTGATAAACCCTTTCTCAATCTGCTGATCCAAAGGAATCAGCTTTTTATCCAGGTCATAAAGAATTAAACTACCAGACCGGATAGCAGGAGTAGTGTACAATTCTTCCTGCTTCCCATCTTTATTTAAAAACTTCTCCTTTTGAAAATTGCCACGTTCCAGCGATTCTTTCAATGAAGATTTGTATACTACAGAATATTCGTCAATTACCTTTCCTACATCGTAGCCATAGGCTTTATCAAATCTTTCCGAATTGTAATTGCCATTTTGTAGTTTCTCCTTTGGCTTTATCCTTTCCCAAGAATCACTTTTAGCATGGTGAACAGGTCTACCTTGCAGGAAGTTATATGCCATTTTATAAGTAAAATTATCCTTCACTTTCTGGCCTTCTTCCTCCTTTCTATGGTTCAGGTAAAAGGTTTGTGTCCGAGTTTCTCCGTTCTCACCTTTCTGAGCAGTCATGTCGAACTTATGAAGAAAATAATCTCCAGTTGTAGCTGACTTCCTCAAGTGAAATACAGTGTCACTATTTCCTTCATCATATTTTTTAGAATACGGATGCTCAATAGAGGGAAGCCCTTCCTGCATTTTCTTTATAAGAGCATCGTTATATGCTTCCTTCATGCCAATCAGCATAAAGTGTTTTTGCGTTATATTAACTTCATTTCCATCCATAGAATAAACTTTTTACTGGTGACATTCATAGGCTGAATATTGCCTAACACCTATTATCAAATCTTTCTAAGTAACTTTTTAATTGGCGCGATCTTCTCAATTATTGCCTGCTTAATAGACTTCTTTTTTCCAATATCAGCACGTTGTTCAACGTTCAATTTTAGATTTTTGCCTGCCTGCCTTTGAATTTTTTCGCCCAGTTTCCTACTAACTAATTTTTGCTCAATTTGTTCCTTTATCGGCACCAGTTTCCTATTCTCATCAAATAAATCTAGGCTATCTGAAGTAATCGCTGGGGTAATGAAATAATCACGTTGTGAACCATCTCTAGTAGTGAATTTTTGCTTTTCCAAATTCCCAGCTTGCAAGGATTCCAGAATGGATAGCTTATCATGTGGATTGAAAAAAGAATACTGGTCAAGCACCTTCCCCAAATCATAACCATAGCTTTGATCGAAAGCCTCGAAAAAGAAACCATGTTTATAGGATGGGCTTGGCACTTCCTGTTCCCAAATTTTATTATTAGGGAAGAATACCGGCCTACATTGGAGAAAGTTATATGCTTGTAAAAAGGTGGCATTATCTGGTTGATCACCGCGTTCGTAATTCCGATGATTGAAATAAAATGTATTCTGATGCTTGATGTTTGTCCCTGCTATAATCGTTGACATATC
The genomic region above belongs to Chitinophaga sp. 180180018-3 and contains:
- a CDS encoding helix-turn-helix transcriptional regulator, giving the protein MPIVMCLLVRGLALSMSKEIMVELSAIDRYIIDKVKELRTAKGYSQEHLSGLIGKAEGYIGNVESPKRGKHYNTKILNELAKALECSPKEFWPEKPL
- a CDS encoding HAMP domain-containing sensor histidine kinase; the encoded protein is MKQTIEVPHSDCSEEETLRVELQNLKVENHHLQVELQQMKDFMIAVGHDLGAPLNGLEHLLSDFNIPSFTANFAIYYEIYHLACRGIRDLMENTKAYLSAGNDDPVITSVDTINLIDSISQLSKIIASANDIDLKLKIAPETPETIQTDRAKLTRITFNLLSNAIKFSPKNSTINLSTGGNDTTFILEVKDQGIGIAPEKIHSIFQPGVRLDKSKEGLGVGLHISKRYATQLNGSLQVVSQLKQGSRFTLTLPLAQQPKTIIIGASEID